A single region of the Marispirochaeta aestuarii genome encodes:
- the phoU gene encoding phosphate signaling complex protein PhoU gives MPGTRKHFSEELKDLHQSLLKMGILVEESIQKSIIALKGHNSELAGQIIHDDEDINRAETGILDHCTKLLATQQPVAGDLRTIVTAIKVATQLERIGDHAVHIAKSVLKLSEDPFIRDLIDIPRMAKICQAMIRDILTALINNDGDYAREVAARDDEVDNLYYRITRELVTGMTEDKAKINQGLELIFVVRYLERMGDHVTNISELIIYNTSGRHVELNR, from the coding sequence ATGCCAGGCACACGAAAACACTTTTCCGAGGAACTGAAGGATCTGCATCAGAGCCTGTTGAAGATGGGAATACTGGTGGAAGAATCCATACAGAAATCCATCATCGCACTGAAAGGGCACAACAGCGAACTGGCCGGACAGATCATACATGATGATGAGGATATCAACAGGGCGGAAACCGGAATACTCGATCACTGCACCAAACTCCTGGCCACACAGCAGCCCGTGGCCGGCGACCTCAGGACCATCGTCACAGCCATCAAGGTCGCGACCCAGCTGGAACGAATAGGAGACCATGCCGTGCACATTGCAAAAAGTGTTCTGAAACTATCGGAGGACCCCTTTATCCGGGATCTGATCGACATACCCCGCATGGCAAAGATCTGCCAGGCCATGATCCGGGATATTCTCACCGCTCTCATAAACAATGACGGTGACTACGCCCGGGAAGTAGCAGCCAGGGATGACGAGGTGGATAATCTTTACTACCGGATTACCCGTGAACTCGTTACAGGAATGACAGAAGACAAGGCAAAGATTAACCAGGGTCTTGAGCTGATTTTTGTTGTCCGGTACCTCGAGAGGATGGGCGACCACGTTACAAATATCTCGGAGCTGATAATCTATAATACCTCCGGCAGACATGTGGAATTAAACAGATAG
- a CDS encoding response regulator transcription factor has product MPQLGETVLIIDDEQYIRELLEYNLEKEGYSVIPAASGEEGLDLARRNHPALIILDLMLPGIDGIDVCRRLKKDPRTADIPIIMASAKGEDADIVVGLEIGADDYITKPFSPRVMGARIRAVLRRKDQKGLPRENESSFSIHGISVDTKRHQVHCGGDHVNLSVTEFSILEFLARNAGWVFSRNQIIGAVKGESYPVTERAVDVQILGLRKKLGDYGRYIETIRGVGYRMREESIPSS; this is encoded by the coding sequence ATGCCACAGCTCGGCGAAACAGTACTGATAATTGACGATGAACAGTATATTCGTGAACTCCTGGAGTACAACCTGGAAAAGGAAGGATATTCCGTCATCCCCGCCGCAAGCGGAGAAGAGGGGCTGGATCTTGCCAGACGGAATCATCCTGCCCTGATCATCCTCGATTTGATGCTCCCGGGAATCGACGGCATCGATGTCTGCCGCAGGTTGAAAAAGGACCCCCGTACCGCTGATATCCCCATCATCATGGCCAGCGCCAAAGGCGAGGACGCCGATATTGTGGTGGGTCTTGAAATCGGCGCCGATGATTACATTACAAAGCCCTTCAGTCCCAGGGTGATGGGTGCCCGTATTCGCGCAGTTCTGCGCAGAAAGGATCAAAAAGGGCTCCCCCGGGAAAATGAGTCTTCTTTCAGTATTCATGGAATATCCGTCGATACAAAGAGACATCAGGTCCATTGCGGCGGAGACCATGTGAACCTCAGCGTCACCGAGTTCTCCATACTTGAGTTTTTAGCCAGGAATGCAGGCTGGGTTTTCTCCCGGAACCAGATAATCGGTGCCGTAAAAGGAGAGTCCTATCCCGTTACCGAACGGGCGGTGGACGTACAGATCCTCGGACTGAGAAAGAAACTCGGAGATTACGGCCGATACATAGAGACCATCCGGGGGGTCGGGTATCGTATGCGGGAAGAGTCTATTCCATCATCGTAA
- a CDS encoding GGDEF domain-containing response regulator → MTRILLIDSNPDDLKKMSRYLMEESYTVIPAGSSADALAYLQETDIHIILIDLDVKDPPWKELAIEFRKRYFQRPLQIILSAHEKRRLKDALEEGADDYIQKPVRKLEFQTRIKAAYIRLKSQMRLFEEREFFRQAVKQEEELASKILDRHLHLKQTLEVMETEKEELERSKAKLERIAKYDMLSGLLNRMSLFSIIDIEIDRALRTEDPLSGIMMDIDHFKPINDNYGHPVGDVVIKEIGRLLQETLRKYDHAGRYGGEEFFMVLPNTYKDQAFTIAERFRLSLMDCAIDTGDLELSVTASLGVAQYHSGESREAWIARADAAMYRAKQKGRNLTMME, encoded by the coding sequence ATGACCCGTATTCTGTTAATTGACAGCAATCCCGACGATCTGAAAAAGATGAGCCGGTATCTGATGGAAGAATCGTATACCGTTATCCCTGCCGGGAGCTCCGCCGATGCTCTTGCATATCTGCAGGAAACGGATATTCACATTATCCTGATCGATCTCGATGTGAAGGACCCACCATGGAAAGAACTGGCCATTGAATTCAGAAAACGCTATTTTCAGCGGCCTCTTCAGATTATCCTGAGCGCTCATGAAAAACGACGCTTAAAGGATGCCCTGGAAGAAGGCGCCGATGATTATATCCAGAAGCCTGTCCGCAAGCTCGAATTTCAGACCCGCATAAAGGCTGCGTACATCCGTTTAAAAAGTCAGATGCGTCTTTTCGAGGAGCGGGAGTTTTTTCGCCAGGCTGTAAAACAGGAGGAAGAGCTTGCCAGCAAAATCCTCGACCGGCACCTGCACCTGAAACAGACCCTGGAAGTAATGGAGACCGAAAAAGAGGAGCTTGAGCGATCCAAGGCCAAGCTGGAACGGATTGCCAAGTACGATATGCTCTCCGGACTTCTGAACAGGATGAGCCTGTTTTCCATTATCGATATCGAGATTGACCGGGCCCTCCGGACCGAGGATCCTCTGTCGGGTATAATGATGGACATAGACCATTTTAAGCCGATCAATGATAATTACGGACATCCCGTGGGAGATGTGGTTATCAAAGAGATCGGCCGTCTGCTGCAGGAAACCCTGCGAAAATACGACCATGCGGGGCGATACGGAGGAGAGGAGTTTTTTATGGTCCTGCCCAATACCTACAAGGACCAGGCCTTCACCATAGCCGAACGTTTTCGTCTGTCCCTTATGGACTGCGCAATTGATACCGGTGATCTGGAGCTTTCAGTCACCGCCTCCCTGGGGGTCGCCCAGTATCACTCGGGGGAGAGCCGGGAAGCCTGGATTGCCCGGGCTGATGCCGCCATGTACCGGGCCAAACAGAAGGGACGTAATCTTACGATGATGGAATAG
- a CDS encoding DUF445 family protein, whose translation MTLPPLVFYLIPPLVGALIGYITNKIAITMLFRPHREKRFLGLRVPFTPGIIPKQRHELARSIARQVSGELFTVEAVTAQMQTPGFIQGLEAAIRRGGDILSPLTISSLIRNPDKSPLGRFSPLWKELAGSPGIHSLGNALIRGLFRIYLGPDQDESGDRKVFGPAGELTAGVLHRHIREKRRLDELLSPEAVQALTAAFAGLLPSLRRLLIQWLNRRSTRQELHRRGIMLFRDAVDSLSGIQRLVVVAGQYHRSMEENMSYLVDRFVQNLEESLESPDTVKGLLAAAREYLEHNLDKPVGDFLEPEKIDELAGVVDTLFSGVDLFRPESGVTTAGILSLVPESLSLGELVQWDSGGSELLIPLIRDLVLGLLVKAVPLALDVMDIEKLVILRIDSLAIAEVESLLLEVIKKQLKWINIFGALLGAVLGGFQVLLMVLRG comes from the coding sequence ATGACCCTTCCTCCTCTTGTTTTCTACCTTATACCTCCCCTGGTGGGGGCCCTGATCGGGTATATTACCAACAAGATTGCCATAACCATGCTTTTTCGCCCCCACAGGGAAAAGAGGTTCCTGGGGCTGAGGGTGCCCTTTACCCCGGGGATTATCCCGAAGCAGCGGCATGAGCTCGCCCGCAGCATCGCCCGTCAGGTTTCCGGAGAACTCTTCACCGTTGAGGCTGTTACCGCCCAGATGCAGACCCCGGGATTTATTCAGGGCCTGGAGGCGGCCATCCGCCGGGGCGGGGATATCCTGAGTCCGCTTACGATCTCGTCGCTTATCAGGAATCCCGATAAATCACCCCTGGGCAGGTTCTCTCCCCTGTGGAAGGAACTTGCCGGTTCCCCGGGCATCCACAGCCTGGGAAACGCCCTGATCCGGGGACTTTTCCGGATCTATCTGGGGCCCGATCAGGATGAATCCGGAGATCGGAAGGTCTTTGGTCCGGCGGGAGAACTGACTGCCGGGGTCCTTCACCGGCACATACGGGAAAAACGGCGACTGGATGAACTCCTCAGTCCGGAAGCCGTTCAGGCTCTGACCGCCGCTTTCGCCGGTCTGCTTCCCTCCCTTCGCCGCCTGCTGATCCAGTGGCTCAACAGGCGGTCGACGCGGCAGGAACTTCACCGGCGGGGTATTATGCTTTTCCGTGACGCGGTGGACAGTCTCTCGGGTATCCAGCGCCTGGTGGTCGTGGCGGGGCAGTACCACCGGAGCATGGAAGAGAACATGTCCTATCTTGTGGACCGCTTTGTACAGAACCTGGAGGAGAGCCTTGAATCTCCGGATACCGTAAAGGGGCTGCTCGCCGCGGCGCGGGAGTATCTGGAGCACAACCTCGACAAACCGGTGGGTGATTTTCTTGAACCGGAAAAGATTGACGAGCTTGCGGGGGTCGTGGATACACTCTTCAGCGGAGTCGACCTGTTCAGGCCGGAATCAGGGGTTACGACGGCGGGTATTCTTTCTCTGGTTCCCGAAAGCTTGAGCCTGGGTGAGCTTGTGCAATGGGACAGCGGAGGAAGCGAGCTTCTTATACCCCTTATTCGGGACCTCGTTCTGGGACTCCTGGTAAAGGCTGTACCCCTGGCCCTGGATGTTATGGATATAGAAAAGCTGGTGATTTTACGTATCGACAGCCTTGCCATTGCTGAGGTGGAATCACTATTATTAGAAGTAATAAAGAAGCAGCTCAAGTGGATTAACATCTTCGGGGCACTTCTTGGAGCAGTTCTTGGTGGATTTCAGGTTCTGCTTATGGTCCTTCGGGGCTGA
- a CDS encoding SH3 domain-containing protein, translating to MIKSLQNMGSKKYMLLGAFGILLALTGCSKEEALTNIELPPTSLLSMREKWGVIASSHLRMRDKPDPQSEVVTTFWNRRGVVLEVLSQSPEKVFLEGYENYWYQVSYDGLIGWVFGAYVELYGSREQALRAARETR from the coding sequence ATGATAAAATCCCTCCAAAATATGGGCAGTAAAAAATATATGCTCCTTGGAGCCTTCGGTATACTTCTGGCGTTGACGGGCTGTTCCAAAGAAGAGGCGCTGACAAATATTGAACTTCCCCCCACATCCCTTCTGTCCATGCGGGAGAAGTGGGGGGTTATCGCTTCGTCCCATCTGAGGATGAGAGACAAACCCGATCCCCAGAGCGAGGTAGTTACCACCTTCTGGAACCGCCGGGGTGTAGTGCTGGAGGTCCTTTCCCAGTCTCCCGAAAAGGTCTTCCTCGAGGGCTACGAAAACTACTGGTACCAGGTATCCTACGACGGTCTTATAGGATGGGTCTTCGGCGCTTATGTGGAACTCTACGGCAGCAGGGAACAGGCCCTGAGGGCCGCCAGGGAAACACGGTAA
- the uvrB gene encoding excinuclease ABC subunit UvrB, which produces MPRFRVVSPFAPAGDQGQAIAKLVEGLKEGDRFQTLKGVTGSGKTFTMARIIEEVQRPTLVISHNKTLAAQLYREFKDFFPDNAVEYFVSYYDYYQPEAYVPSRDLYIEKDASINDEIDRLRLSATSSLMEREDVIIVATVSCIYGLGNPKSFHEMRLRLKVGDEADIASISRQLISLQYERNDHILDRGNFRIRGDVIEIYPAYTEHAFRVELDWDTIARIRRIDPVGMQVLDERDHCVIYPAKHFVMPEDQIQKSLADIREELEEQYRRFTEEGKIVEAQRLKTRTEYDLEMMEEMGYCSGIENYSRHLSNRIEGERPSVLLDYFPQGFLTMIDESHVTLPQVGAMYEGDRSRKLNLVNHGFRLPSALDNRPLIFGEFEQILDQTIFVSATPGKEEIRRSARVVEQIIRPTGLLDPGIEVRPTEGQIEDLYGEIRATTALGYRTLITTLTKKMSEDLTDYLANLGVRVRYLHSEVETIERVEILTQLRQGVFDVLVGINLLREGLDLPEVALIAILDADKIGFLRSATSLIQTIGRAARNLDGRVLMYADRISEAMKTAIDETERRRSIQEEYNRTHGITPQSVRKSIHDILVRQKEESRAAEEQALEVLKRSFNVLIPKEKAALIKALEKEMLEMAKNLEFEKAALIRDEIQRLKGED; this is translated from the coding sequence ATGCCCCGTTTTCGTGTAGTATCCCCCTTTGCCCCCGCCGGTGACCAGGGACAGGCAATCGCCAAGCTGGTGGAAGGCCTGAAGGAGGGAGACCGATTTCAGACCCTGAAGGGGGTAACCGGTTCGGGCAAGACCTTTACCATGGCCAGAATCATCGAGGAGGTCCAGAGACCGACCCTGGTTATCTCCCACAACAAGACCCTGGCGGCCCAGCTCTACCGGGAGTTCAAGGACTTTTTTCCCGACAACGCCGTGGAATACTTTGTCTCCTATTACGACTACTACCAGCCCGAGGCCTACGTTCCCTCCAGGGACCTGTACATCGAAAAGGATGCCTCCATAAACGACGAGATTGACCGCCTCAGGCTCTCTGCCACCTCATCGCTGATGGAGCGGGAAGACGTGATAATCGTGGCCACCGTCTCCTGTATATACGGCCTGGGAAATCCGAAGTCCTTCCACGAGATGCGTCTCCGGCTCAAGGTCGGTGATGAGGCGGACATCGCTTCCATCAGCAGGCAGCTGATCTCCCTGCAGTACGAACGGAATGACCATATTCTGGACCGGGGTAATTTCCGGATCCGGGGAGATGTGATCGAGATCTACCCGGCCTACACCGAACACGCCTTCAGGGTGGAGCTTGACTGGGACACCATCGCCCGCATACGGCGGATCGACCCGGTGGGGATGCAGGTACTGGATGAGCGTGACCACTGCGTTATCTATCCCGCCAAGCACTTCGTGATGCCGGAGGACCAGATCCAGAAATCCCTGGCTGATATCCGGGAGGAACTGGAGGAGCAGTACCGCCGCTTTACCGAAGAGGGAAAAATCGTGGAAGCCCAGCGCCTCAAGACCCGCACGGAGTACGATCTTGAGATGATGGAGGAGATGGGCTACTGTTCGGGTATCGAAAACTACTCCCGGCACCTTTCAAACAGGATAGAAGGAGAGCGGCCCTCGGTGCTGCTCGACTATTTTCCCCAGGGCTTCCTTACCATGATCGACGAGAGCCACGTAACCCTGCCCCAGGTAGGGGCTATGTACGAGGGGGACCGCTCCCGGAAGCTGAATCTCGTTAACCACGGATTCAGGCTCCCCTCGGCGCTGGACAACCGTCCCCTGATCTTCGGCGAGTTCGAGCAGATCCTGGACCAGACCATCTTCGTCTCCGCGACCCCGGGAAAGGAGGAGATCCGGCGATCCGCACGGGTGGTGGAGCAGATTATCCGTCCCACCGGGCTTCTGGACCCGGGCATCGAGGTTCGTCCCACGGAGGGACAGATCGAAGACCTTTACGGCGAGATACGGGCCACCACAGCCCTTGGATACCGGACGCTTATCACCACCCTCACGAAAAAGATGTCCGAGGACCTGACGGACTACCTGGCAAATCTGGGAGTACGGGTACGATACCTTCACTCGGAGGTGGAAACCATCGAGCGGGTGGAGATCCTTACCCAGCTGAGGCAGGGGGTTTTCGACGTTCTGGTGGGAATCAACCTTCTCAGGGAGGGGCTTGATCTGCCGGAGGTCGCCCTGATCGCCATCCTCGATGCGGATAAAATCGGTTTCCTGCGGAGTGCCACATCCCTGATTCAGACCATCGGCCGGGCGGCCCGTAACCTGGATGGACGTGTGCTTATGTACGCCGACAGGATATCCGAGGCAATGAAAACCGCTATCGATGAGACCGAACGCCGGCGCAGTATTCAGGAGGAGTATAACCGGACCCACGGGATTACACCCCAGTCGGTCAGAAAGTCCATTCACGATATTCTGGTGCGGCAGAAAGAGGAGAGCCGGGCCGCGGAGGAGCAGGCCCTGGAGGTTCTGAAGCGCAGTTTCAACGTACTTATTCCAAAGGAGAAGGCAGCTCTGATCAAGGCCCTGGAGAAGGAGATGCTCGAGATGGCAAAGAACCTGGAGTTCGAGAAGGCCGCCCTTATCCGGGATGAAATTCAGCGCCTCAAGGGCGAGGACTGA